A single region of the Brienomyrus brachyistius isolate T26 chromosome 10, BBRACH_0.4, whole genome shotgun sequence genome encodes:
- the LOC125750846 gene encoding muscarinic acetylcholine receptor M1-like — translation MLHPPVPSIAVVSHFSSISIMNITSNPPNTTQVPSTPVDPLGGHTVWEVVAIILITGPLSLVTIIGNLLVIIAFRLNSHLRTVNNYFLLSLAVADLILGTISMNLYTTYVIMGRWALGNLACDIWLAIDYVASNASVMNLLVISFDRFFSVTRPLTYRVKRTPRRAAIMISLAWAISFFLWAPAILFWQYIVGERTVEENECSIQFLSEPIITFGTAIAAFYLPVTIMIILYWRIYQETENRARELAGLLGSPGMGRVSQRSRPQQALSSSTKSSSSSSEETQAEECRDSCFSTQQSVPKLLMGEEEDGASPSHSGRRYLQSKTNGSWNIDDENGSESSLSEEENEKDEQGGMVVRVPLIPVNDGLGGSKDCCDSGVQDSDTHQSDSQSSLGPAKPSSLKWPKTKKRRNTSVIREKKAARTLSAILLAFILTWTPYNIMVLVSTFCEHCVPERLWQLGYWLCYVNSTVNPMCYALCNKSFRVTFKMLLLCRWDRRKWTKHHMRAPSPLRPHKSSSAV, via the coding sequence ATGCTCCACCCTCCTGTTCCATCCATTGCTGTAGTCTCTCACTTCTCTTCCATCAGCATTATGAACATCACCTCCAACCCTCCCAACACCACCCAGGTCCCCAGCACTCCAGTTGATCCCCTGGGTGGTCACACCGTCTGGGAGGTTGTTGCGATCATCCTCATCACCGGACCCCTTTCTCTAGTAACCATCATTGGAAACCTGCTGGTGATAATCGCTTTCCGGCTAAACAGTCACCTGCGCACTGTCAATAACTACTTCctgctgagcctggcagtggctGACCTCATCCTGGGCACCATCTCCATGAACCTCTACACCACCTACGTCATTATGGGCCGCTGGGCCCTGGGCAACCTGGCATGCGATATCTGGCTGGCGATCGATTACGTAGCTAGCAACGCCTCCGTGATGAATCTTCTAGTAATCAGCTTTGACCGTTTCTTCTCCGTCACCCGGCCCCTCACCTACAGGGTCAAGCGCACACCCAGACGAGCAGCCATAATGATCAGCTTGGCCTGGGCCATCTCCTTTTTCCTCTGGGCGCCTGCAATCCTGTTTTGGCAGTACATAGTGGGTGAACGGACAGTAGAGGAAAACGAGTGCTCCATCCAGTTCCTTTCTGAGCCAATCATTACCTTCGGGACAGCCATCGCCGCCTTCTATCTCCCCGTCACCATCATGATCATCTTGTACTGGCGCATCTACCAGGAGACTGAGAACCGTGCGCGAGAGCTGGCAGGATTACTGGGTTCACCGGGCATGGGCCGCGTTTCCCAGAGGTCGAGACCACAGCAGGCTCTCTCGAGTAGCACCAagagcagcagctccagctctgaagaGACCCAGGCTGAGGAGTGCAGGGACAGCTGCTTCAGTACCCAGCAGAGCGTACCAAAGCTGCTAATGGGGGAGGAAGAGGATGGGGCATCGCCATCACACTCTGGGAGGAGATACTTACAATCAAAGACCAACGGGAGCTGGAACATAGATGATGAAAATGGCTCCGAATCCTCTTTGTCGGAAGAGGAGAACGAAAAGGATGAGCAGGGCGGTATGGTGGTACGTGTCCCGTTAATCCCAGTGAACGACGGCCTGGGAGGCAGTAAAGACTGCTGTGACTCCGGGGTGCAAGATTCTGACACTCACCAGTCCGACAGCCAGTCGTCCTTAGGCCCAGCTAAGCCCTCCTCCCTGAAGTGGCCCAAAACTAAAAAGAGACGAAACACCTCCGTCATCAGGGAGAAGAAGGCTGCCAGGACGCTCAGCGCCATCCTGCTGGCATTCATCCTGACCTGGACTCCCTATAACATCATGGTTCTGGTGTCCACCTTCTGTGAGCACTGCGTGCCCGAGAGGCTGTGGCAGCTGGGCTACTGGCTCTGCTACGTCAACAGCACGGTCAACCCCATGTGCTACGCCCTGTGCAACAAATCCTTCCGGGTCACTTTCAAGATGCTGCTACTGTGCCGTTGGGACAGGCGGAAGTGGACCAAGCATCACATGAGAGcaccttcacctctcaggcctCACAAGTCCAGCAGTGCTGTATGA